Part of the uncultured Desulfobacter sp. genome, TTGTTTTACTGGATTGCAGGCCATGGTGGTTCCATCCCTGATCCACCGTGCCGTTAAGGCAAGTGAAAATGACGGAAAACTGGTAGTATGGGGAGATGGGTCGCCACGCAGGGATTTCATTTTTACAGATGATGTGGCCCGCATGTGCATTGAAGTTGCTGAGACTAATCCGCAGGAGCCGATCAACTTGGGATGTGGCAATGCGCGGACGATTCGTGAATTGGCGGAGATTATCGTAGAATGTGTTGATCCAGACCTGGAGATCGTTTGGGATACGGACAAGCCCACGGGCGACAAGCTTCGATGCCTGGATATGGAGCGCGCCACAGAATTGGGTATCAAGGCGGCTGTTCCCTTGGAAGAAGGCATCCGCATGACAGTAGATTGGTACCGTGAACATAGAGATTCCGCCAACATGAAATATAATGTATACGCTAATCGTTAGCCCTTTACTGAAGTTTACAAAGGCTCTTTAAAAAAATACTTAAACATTAATGATGAGGCGGATGGATAATAGCACATTAAATGTCGGTGAAAAGCGTTGGATGAAAGACTTATTGGTGAGGTATTTCAGCGAAAAAGAGGTTGCCTGGATTAAAAAAAGATATCAACGTTTAATTATTTGGAAGATAAAAGGCCACCAATTGTGGATATCTTTTTTAAGAGTTTTGCAGGGATTGACAATCAAAATAGCCTTGAAAGTAATTGAAAATTTCCATTCAGACACAGATACTTCATCCAGAAAAAAACCCCATTTCAGCATTTTAATGTGGAAATTCCTTTCTGGGCACGGCCAATATCTTTCAACTGAACATAATAATGTCGTTAATTCACTAAGTGAAAGCGATTACGCGACATTTGATGTGTATTTCTATGACACAAATTATTCAACTGACAGCATCCCGACCCGTGATTTAAAATTTATTTCCCATATCAAAAAGACAGCTCCTGACGCACTTATTTTGAGCAGTTATGATCACAGAAATATCAGACAACCGAATCGGTATACCATAAAATATATTTCAGAAAAGATGGGGATTCCCATAATATCTATCTGGTGGGATTCCGTGAATATCTATTTCTATAAAAGGTCGTTTCTACCAATAGCGGATATAATAGACTTAAATATTTTTATAGATTCAGGAAAGACCTGCAAGAACAGTCGATATGCAGACAGGTGTCTACATTTATGGGCACCGGAAGACCCCCAGCTTTTTTATAACCCCAATGCAGAGCGTATTTATGATGTCTGTTTTTTAGGTTCTACATCAAGTTATCGCTCCATACGAAAAAAATATCTGGAAAGAATCAAAAATCTGGGAACAGATTATCGAATCATTCTAAGTGGTGGAACAGGAAGTCAAAGGCTTTCTGAGTTGGAATATGCCGCCGTGATGCAAAAATCTAAAATATCGGTCAATTTTTCCCATAGTGTTCAGGATGCACATCAGCTTAAGGGTCGTGTTCTTGAAACTATGCTTTGTGGGGCATTATTACTCGAAAGTGAGAACGATGAAATAAAGCGGCTTTTCATACCGTATGAAGACTATGTGCCGTTTAAAAGCACAGAAGATATGATTCAAAAAATACAATTTTATCTGAAGAATGAGTCTGAGCTTAATCGTATTGCCAACAACGGTTATCAGAAGGCGAATCGCTTGTACAGCAATAAAAAATTTTGGGAGAAAGTTATTTTTCAATTGAAAACGATATCAAAAAAGGAAGATCTGATTTCATGATTATAACAAGAACGCCCTACAGATTATCACTTTTTGGTGGTGGCACGGATTATCGGCCCTGGTTTGAAAAAAACGAAGGGTTGATCATTGCAACGGCTATTGCCAAATACTGTTATATCACTATTCGGGAATTACCTCCGTTTTTTGAACACAAGACAAGGGCAGTCTATTCAAAAATAGAATCTGTAAATAACGTTGAAGATATTGTACACCCATCCATACGAAACTGTCTGAAATTCCTGAATATGCAAGATAAGGGCCTGGAAATTCATCACGATGGTGATATGCCGGCACGGTCAGGGATCGGATCAAGTTCAACGTTCACGGTAGGACTGCTTAACGCGATACATGCGCTCTGCAGTGAGATGAAATCACCCCGGAAGCTTGCCCAGGAAGCGATTCATGTTGAACAGGATTGGATTGGAGAAAATGTTGGGATTCAAGACCAGATTATGGCTGCCTATGGTGGAATAAAAATATTGAAAATGGGACCTGGCCCTGACTATTCGGTTTCGCCGTTGGTTCTTTCTACAGAATATAAAAAAGCATTGGAGGAACATGTTCTTTTAGGATTTAGTGGGATCAGTCGTTTCTCAGATGGATATGCAAAAGCTCAGATTAACAATATTGAAAATGGGTCTTCAGAGTCAAATTTGAGGGAAATGCAGTCCATCGCCCATGAAGCCTTGGAATTGTTTCAAAAACAGGCTAATCTTGATCAAATCGGATTGCTCGCCGACAAAGCATGGCAACTTAAGCGGGGCCTGGCAGAAGGTCTCTCCAGTACAGAAATGGATGATATATATGAAATCGCCAAAAAAAATGGTGCTTTCGGAGGAAAACAATCAGGCGCCGGCGGCGGCGGATTTTTCTGGTTAATTGCCCCGCCCTATTGCCATGACAAAATAAAAAAAGCTTTAAAGAATGTAAAAGTTTGGGTTCCATATTCAATTGATAATGCCGGATCCCAAGTGATTTTTCATAACAGTCAACATTAGAATCGCAATGGACAGGGGATTATAATATGCAACTGAATTGGTCATTAATGGATAACAATATTACCAGAGATGATATCTCTAAAATTATAGAATTTTTAAAACAAGAGCCGATTTTGACACAGTCTGTCAACGTAAAGGCTTTTGAGAAAGAATGGTCTGAATGGCTGGGGGTAAAATACAGTGTTTTGGTTAATTCCGGATCGTCGGCCAATTTATTATCCGCTGCCGCAATTAAAGCGACGATAGGTGACGGGGAAATAATTGTTTCACCCATTGGATGGGTCTCGACCATCGCTTCTGTTATTCACAACGGAATGACCCCTGTATTTGCGGATATCAATCCTGAAACGCTATCCATGGATGATGAACAGATTATCAATAAAATCACAGACAAAACAAAGGCGGTCTTTGTAACCCATGTTCAGGGGTTTAATGGTCTTTCAGATCGACTTTTAAATGTATTGAAAGAAAAAAATATACCCTTGCTGGAGGACGTATGTGAGTCCCATGGCGCAACGCACAACGGCAGAAAACTTGGATCTTTTGGGCTGATTTCAAATTTCTCATTCTATTATGCCCATCATCTCAGCACAATTGAAGGCGGAATAATCTGTACGGATGATGAAGAGATCTATCAGATTTTGAGAATGTATCGATCTCATGGAATGGTTCGTGAGTCAGATAGTGATGAATTAAAACAACGTTATTACAAAAAACACCCTGATTTAAATCCGGATTTCATTTTTGCCTATCCTGCCTATAATGTTCGGAGTACCGAAATAAATGCGGTGCTTGGAAGAAATCAGCTGCCTCGTCTGGACAAAAACAATGAAAAAAGAAAAAAAAATTTCAAGCTGTTTTTAGATAACCTTGATAGCACCAAATACAGAACCAATTTTCAATTGGACGGTAGCTGTAATTATGCTTTTAATCTCATTCTTAAGAATCCTGATTTTGAATTTTGTGAAAAAGTTATGAATGCGCTCCGTGAAGCAAAAGTGGAATTCAGACGGGGGAGTGCAGGCGGTGGAAACCAGTTACGACAACCATATCTAAAAGGAATCGTCGGTTCTGACGAATATAAAAATTATCCTGAGGTTGACCATATTCATTTTTTCGGCTTTTATATTGGTAATTACCCAGATCTGCCGGAAGAAAAAATACTTAAACTTTGTAAGTTACTAAATGATATACATTAATAAAACCAGACAATCCGTTTTTAGAGACCGATTTAAAAAAATCCATCTAACGGTCGAGACTGCCAGAATTAGTGAAATGTCACGAAACGGACAGGTAAATCATAAGAAACACAAAGGCATTATAAAGTAAAACCAATAATCTAGATAAGTTGTATGAGGTAAATTCCCCGTGAATAAATATACAATATCAGATAAAAATTGGCAGGAATCCATACTCCCCCCCACGGCAACGATTGAACAAGCCTGTAAGGTTATGAAATACAGCACAATGGGTTTTGTGCTTGTTCTGGACGATCACGGTCGACTGTTAGGAATTTTAACCCGAAATGATTTTCGAAAAGGTTTAATAAAGAGAGCCGGCCTATGTGACAACGTTACGGAAATAATGAATCCGTGTCCCCATACGATAAAAGAAAATGAAGCCGAAGATGTGATATTAGCTTTTTTCCAAAAGACATCCCTTATGCACCTGCCTGTAATTGATGATGACAGGAAGGTTGTAAGGGTCGATTATTGTGACGGCCACACCAAAATTGCGGAAGAAGATAATTGGGCTATAATTATGGCGGGCGGATTGGGAAAGAGACTACGTCCGTTAACTGAAGATGTGCCGAAACCTTTGTTGAAAATTGGTTCTAAACCGATATTAGAGAAAATTATTGAAAATTGTATAAAAAGTGGTTTTAAAAAAGTTTTTTTATCTGTGAATTATAAATCTGAAATGATAAAAGAAGCCTTCGGCAACGGTAGTGATTGGGGGATCACAATTGAATACATAGAAGAAACTAAAAAATTGGGGACCGCCGGCGCCTTGTCTTTGCTTCCAGCTCAACCGCCCAAAACGATTCTCGTAATGAACGGAGATCTTCTAACTGATTTAAATTTTCAAGAATTAATGCATTTCCATATGGAACATAAAGTCAGCGCAACCATGTGCGTCAAAGAATATGAATTTTCGGTTCCCTTTGGTGTTGTAAACGTGGGAAGTAGTAATAACAAAATTATCGGAATTGATGAAAAGCCTGTACAAAAATTTTTTATAAATGCAGGAATCTATCTTCTGGAACCTGAAGTCCTTGAAGATGTCGCAAAAAACAGTTATCTGGATATGCCGGATCTGTTTAAAATTTTGCTGAAAAAGGAAAAATCAACCTCTGTTTTTCCAATTCATGAATACTGGCTGGATATCGGAAGGATTGAAGATTACAAAAAAGCGAATAGTTATGTAATGCCCATGGTCAAAATAAAATCAAATGCATAAAAAAGCCGAAAATCCATTCCAAACTGAGATAGGTATCCAATCAATGGCCACCTAAAGTTAACCGGAAAGAGAAGGACAGAAAATGTACCATATTATTGTAATAGGGGCGGGCCGAGTCGGAAGTCGTCACGTACAGGCTCTTGCTAAAATTGACATACCGGTTACGATTCAGGTAGTTGATCCAAACCCCAAAGCGCTAAAAATAGCTGAACAATTATTCTACCAAAATCCGGAAAACGCAAACATAACGAAAATTACTTTTTTACATTCAATACAAGAAATTAATTCAGACATAGATTTTGGTGTTATTGCAACAAATGCTGATGTTCGTTTGTCGGCTTTAACAGAATTACTAAAGAAAATTAGGGTTAAATACTTACTGCTGGAAAAGGTTTTATTCCAGTCGATAGCGGATGGGAAACAAGCAGAAAGACTTCTGCAACAAAGTGGTATCAAGGCTTGGGTGAACTGCCATAGACGAATGAATCCATTTTATCAAAAATTAAAAAAGGAATTGAGAAACAGCGAATATATTAATTATAATGTGGTCGGTGGAGAATGGGGATTAGGATGTAATGCGATTCATTACTTGGATCATTTGGCTTTTTTGACGGAAGAACAACTTATATCTCTAAACACCAGTAAACTTGATAAAGACTTGCTTAAGAGCAAACGGCCGGGTTTTATTGAATTTACAGGCACTTTAACCGGTTTATTTTCTAAAGGAAGTCAAATTTCTTTGACAGCCCAAAAAAACACTCAAATGGCTTCTACTATAAATATAGAAAGTGAAAAAATAAAAATTGAGATACAAGAGGGAATCAGACAGGCCGTAATAAAAAGAGCGCCGGAAAATTGGGCAAAAGAGACAATAGAATTTACCTGGCGGTATCAAAGTGACATCACACAAATAGTTGCGAGCAGCATTTTAAAAACGCAGGATTGTTTCTTAACGCCATTTAAAGAATCCTTACAGCTTCATGAAATTTTATTAGAGGCCATTAGAGCCTTTTTAAACTCAAACACAGATAGCACCTATACCTATTGCCCGATCACATAAAGAGTTTCTATGAAAAAAACTATTATTATTGCGGAAGCGGGGGTCAACCATAACGGAGACGTGTCTTTGGCCAGAGAACTAATCGCTATTGCCGCAGATGCCGGCGTAGATTATGTAAAATTTCAAACCTGGATTACCGAAGACACCATTGCCTTTGATGCCCCAAAGGTCGAGTACCAGATTGACAACGATGGAACATCGACCCAATACGAAATGGCTAAAAGATTAGAGCTTTCGTTTGGTGATTTTGAGAAATTAAAAAACTACTGTGATCAAAAAAAAATCGGATTTTTGTCTTCTGCAGAAGAAATAAAAAGTCTTGATTTTTTGGTTGACAAGCTTAACATGCCATTAATTAAGATAGGTTCAGGGGAGCTGACAAATACTCTTTTTTTACGGAAAGTGGCTGCCAAAAACCGCCCGGTGATCCTGTCTTCCGGGATGGCGACCATGGATGAGATCAAAGCAGCCTTTCAAACGTTGAAAGAATACGGTGCAAGAACAGTTCATATTTTACATTGTACTACAAGTTATCCTGCAGCGTTTGAAGCCGTGAATCTTAAAGCAATGTTGGCTATTAAGAATGAAATTAGAGTACCCATAGGATTTTCAGACCACACCTTGGGCACGGAGGCTTCCATCGCAGCCGTTGCTTTAGGCGCAGAGATAATTGAAAAACATTTCACCGTAGATAAAAATTTACCCGGGCCTGATCATAAAGCCTCACTCAGCCCGGAGGAATTAAAACAATTGGTCACACAAATTCGCAACGTCGAAAAGTCATTGTCTGGCTCGGGACAAAAAATACCGACACCAGACGAATTAACTATAAGACAAAACATTCGTAAAGGTATTTATCTTGCTCAGGATGTGAAGCAAGGAACGATTATGACGGAAGAATTCATACATTTTAAAAAACCAATAAAAGGCTTTGATGCATTAGAAATTGATTTGGTAATAGGCAAAAAAACAAAAAAAAAGCTCAAGGCCGGTTCCCCGTTAAAAAAAAATGACATTTAGCTTATGATTATTCCCAAAATCGCAACCCAAAGATCCAACTATAGACTCTTTTACTACCATTTCAACGCAGCCAGAGAAGCGTTTCTATTTTTATTAAAAAGGATGAAGAAAGAAAACATAAAAATTATTCTTCCGGCCTATATTGGATTTAGTACGCGCGAGGGGTCAGGTATTTTTGACCCAATTAAAGAAAGTCGGATCGAATATTCATTTTATAGAATGAGTACTGTTTTAACAATCGATTTCAAACATCTAAAAGATTTGGTAGACACATCTTCAAAATGCGCGGTCCTAATCGTAAACTACTTTGGCTTAGATTCTCCGAATAAACCACAAATAATCAAATTCTTACGAGAGAAAAAAATTCCAATCATTGAAGATAACGCACATTCTCTCTTTTCATTTTATAATTGTTTTGACCATGAGTTTGACTATGCTTTTTTTTCATTGCATAAAATGCTTCCCTATAAAACCGGAGGTTTCTTGGTCTGTAGATCAAATTTAGAGACAACGGAATATGATATGGATTTTTTCAAGTACGATCTGAACGCAATCAGCAATGCAAGAACCAGCAATTTTAATGAAATATCGCAAAAGCTGATGCAAATTAACCATCCCAACATAACCTTATGCCCACTTAAACTTGAAAATTCCGTTCCCCAAACCTACCCTTTATTCTTAGATACCATGGATTTACGGGATCATTTATATTTTGAAATGAATAAGAGTGGTTTTGGTGTTGTTAGTTTATATCATACGTTAATCTCCGAAGCTGACGAGTCATTTTCAGTGGAACATACTATGTCCGCAAGGATACTTAATCTCCCTGTACATCAAGACATTCTTCCGCAAGATATCTCCAAAATGGTAACGAAAATGGTGGCTTTGATTAATGAATTTAACAAAAAATATGCATAAAGAATTCAAACGCTTTGATCTGTATAATCATAAAGATGAATGGAAAAAATACATCCAGATGTTACCCGAAGAGAATCAGGATATTTATTTTGAACCAGGTTATTACCAAATATATCAAGATGCAGGGTACGGCGTTGCTGAATGTGTTGTTTACTCGGAGGATAACAAATTTATTATATATCCTTTTCTAAGAAGGACACTGAAAAACATCGCTTTTGATCACCCCTATTCTGACTATTCAGACATTGAAGGTGCTTACGGAATAAA contains:
- a CDS encoding glycosyltransferase, with the translated sequence MDNSTLNVGEKRWMKDLLVRYFSEKEVAWIKKRYQRLIIWKIKGHQLWISFLRVLQGLTIKIALKVIENFHSDTDTSSRKKPHFSILMWKFLSGHGQYLSTEHNNVVNSLSESDYATFDVYFYDTNYSTDSIPTRDLKFISHIKKTAPDALILSSYDHRNIRQPNRYTIKYISEKMGIPIISIWWDSVNIYFYKRSFLPIADIIDLNIFIDSGKTCKNSRYADRCLHLWAPEDPQLFYNPNAERIYDVCFLGSTSSYRSIRKKYLERIKNLGTDYRIILSGGTGSQRLSELEYAAVMQKSKISVNFSHSVQDAHQLKGRVLETMLCGALLLESENDEIKRLFIPYEDYVPFKSTEDMIQKIQFYLKNESELNRIANNGYQKANRLYSNKKFWEKVIFQLKTISKKEDLIS
- a CDS encoding kinase; translated protein: MIITRTPYRLSLFGGGTDYRPWFEKNEGLIIATAIAKYCYITIRELPPFFEHKTRAVYSKIESVNNVEDIVHPSIRNCLKFLNMQDKGLEIHHDGDMPARSGIGSSSTFTVGLLNAIHALCSEMKSPRKLAQEAIHVEQDWIGENVGIQDQIMAAYGGIKILKMGPGPDYSVSPLVLSTEYKKALEEHVLLGFSGISRFSDGYAKAQINNIENGSSESNLREMQSIAHEALELFQKQANLDQIGLLADKAWQLKRGLAEGLSSTEMDDIYEIAKKNGAFGGKQSGAGGGGFFWLIAPPYCHDKIKKALKNVKVWVPYSIDNAGSQVIFHNSQH
- a CDS encoding aminotransferase class I/II-fold pyridoxal phosphate-dependent enzyme; protein product: MQLNWSLMDNNITRDDISKIIEFLKQEPILTQSVNVKAFEKEWSEWLGVKYSVLVNSGSSANLLSAAAIKATIGDGEIIVSPIGWVSTIASVIHNGMTPVFADINPETLSMDDEQIINKITDKTKAVFVTHVQGFNGLSDRLLNVLKEKNIPLLEDVCESHGATHNGRKLGSFGLISNFSFYYAHHLSTIEGGIICTDDEEIYQILRMYRSHGMVRESDSDELKQRYYKKHPDLNPDFIFAYPAYNVRSTEINAVLGRNQLPRLDKNNEKRKKNFKLFLDNLDSTKYRTNFQLDGSCNYAFNLILKNPDFEFCEKVMNALREAKVEFRRGSAGGGNQLRQPYLKGIVGSDEYKNYPEVDHIHFFGFYIGNYPDLPEEKILKLCKLLNDIH
- a CDS encoding nucleotidyltransferase family protein; its protein translation is MNKYTISDKNWQESILPPTATIEQACKVMKYSTMGFVLVLDDHGRLLGILTRNDFRKGLIKRAGLCDNVTEIMNPCPHTIKENEAEDVILAFFQKTSLMHLPVIDDDRKVVRVDYCDGHTKIAEEDNWAIIMAGGLGKRLRPLTEDVPKPLLKIGSKPILEKIIENCIKSGFKKVFLSVNYKSEMIKEAFGNGSDWGITIEYIEETKKLGTAGALSLLPAQPPKTILVMNGDLLTDLNFQELMHFHMEHKVSATMCVKEYEFSVPFGVVNVGSSNNKIIGIDEKPVQKFFINAGIYLLEPEVLEDVAKNSYLDMPDLFKILLKKEKSTSVFPIHEYWLDIGRIEDYKKANSYVMPMVKIKSNA
- a CDS encoding Gfo/Idh/MocA family oxidoreductase; its protein translation is MYHIIVIGAGRVGSRHVQALAKIDIPVTIQVVDPNPKALKIAEQLFYQNPENANITKITFLHSIQEINSDIDFGVIATNADVRLSALTELLKKIRVKYLLLEKVLFQSIADGKQAERLLQQSGIKAWVNCHRRMNPFYQKLKKELRNSEYINYNVVGGEWGLGCNAIHYLDHLAFLTEEQLISLNTSKLDKDLLKSKRPGFIEFTGTLTGLFSKGSQISLTAQKNTQMASTINIESEKIKIEIQEGIRQAVIKRAPENWAKETIEFTWRYQSDITQIVASSILKTQDCFLTPFKESLQLHEILLEAIRAFLNSNTDSTYTYCPIT
- the neuB gene encoding N-acetylneuraminate synthase; this translates as MKKTIIIAEAGVNHNGDVSLARELIAIAADAGVDYVKFQTWITEDTIAFDAPKVEYQIDNDGTSTQYEMAKRLELSFGDFEKLKNYCDQKKIGFLSSAEEIKSLDFLVDKLNMPLIKIGSGELTNTLFLRKVAAKNRPVILSSGMATMDEIKAAFQTLKEYGARTVHILHCTTSYPAAFEAVNLKAMLAIKNEIRVPIGFSDHTLGTEASIAAVALGAEIIEKHFTVDKNLPGPDHKASLSPEELKQLVTQIRNVEKSLSGSGQKIPTPDELTIRQNIRKGIYLAQDVKQGTIMTEEFIHFKKPIKGFDALEIDLVIGKKTKKKLKAGSPLKKNDI